One segment of Fuscovulum ytuae DNA contains the following:
- a CDS encoding universal stress protein, translated as MFAKILCPVDGTEHATLALERAVEMAGKYGASLTLCTINVAHGTGRSPRINHWTEDQVAAILGQAAALARSLGHADPAIVPVTAREVAPAIVQLAEDAGFDCIVMGTGDKRGLSRLVLGSVAADVSGRAPCSVMVAR; from the coding sequence ATGTTTGCAAAGATCCTCTGTCCCGTGGATGGGACGGAACATGCCACGCTGGCGCTGGAGCGGGCGGTGGAGATGGCGGGGAAATATGGGGCGTCCTTGACGCTCTGCACGATCAATGTCGCGCATGGCACGGGGCGCAGCCCGCGCATCAACCATTGGACCGAGGATCAGGTGGCGGCGATCCTTGGTCAGGCGGCGGCCTTGGCGCGGAGTTTGGGCCATGCGGACCCGGCCATCGTGCCGGTCACGGCGCGGGAGGTGGCGCCGGCCATCGTGCAGCTTGCCGAGGATGCGGGGTTTGACTGCATCGTGATGGGCACGGGCGACAAGCGGGGCCTGTCACGGTTGGTGCTGGGATCGGTCGCGGCGGATGTGTCGGGCCGCGCGCCTTGTTCGGTGATGGTGGCGCGATAG